In Flammeovirgaceae bacterium, the sequence CTTTCATACCTTTCGACTGATTCAATACGAAACGTGCAGCCGGAGAACGGACAAGAAGCCTACTTCATTAATCTGATCAGTGAACATCAGGGCCTTATCCACAAGGTTTGTATGATGTACGAAAATGATCGGGAGGCACGCAATGATTTATTTCAGGAAATCGTACTCCAGTTATGGAAGTCATTCCACACCTTCCGGGGTGATGCCAAAATTACAACCTGGATGTATCGCATTGCCCTGAATACGGCCATATCGGGTTTGCGAAAACAAACCCGCAAGATTCAGACACAGGATTTGAATGATTACCACCTGAATATTGCCGAACGCGAACCCGACAACCCGGAAGAAGATTTTGACAAGTTGCAGTGGGCC encodes:
- a CDS encoding RNA polymerase sigma factor, coding for MMYENDREARNDLFQEIVLQLWKSFHTFRGDAKITTWMYRIALNTAISGLRKQTRKIQTQDLNDYHLNIAEREPDNPEEDFDKLQWAIRKLSEIDRAMIMMALDEVPYDEIAETMGITQNNVRVRMNRIREKLRKLMNG